Proteins encoded in a region of the Oryctolagus cuniculus chromosome 10, mOryCun1.1, whole genome shotgun sequence genome:
- the IQSEC1 gene encoding IQ motif and SEC7 domain-containing protein 1 isoform X10, with amino-acid sequence MLERKYGGRLVTRHAARTIQTAFRQYQMNKNFERLRSSMSENRMSRRIVLSNMRMQFSFEGPEKVHSSYFEGKQVSVTNDGSQLGALVPPECGDLGEPSTLKSPAPSSDFADAITELEDAFSRQVKSLAESIDDALNCRSLHTEEAPVPEVVRARDSEPKPPLHSMDHHKLDEMTASYSDVTLYIDEEELSPPLPISQVGDRPSSTESDLRLRAGGMAQDYWALAHKDDKVDTDTSCRSTPSLERQEQRLRVEHLPLLTIEPPSDSSVDLSDRSERGSLKRQSAYERSLAGQQGSPKHGPHSGPPKVLSREEPDLRPRPPRPLDSHLAINGSANRQSKSESDYSDGDNDSINSTSNSNDTINCSSESSSRDSLREQTLSKQTYHKETRNSWDSPAFSNDVIRKRHYRIGLNLFNKKPEKGVQYLIERGFVPDTPVGVAHFLLQRKGLSRQMIGEFLGNRQKQFNRDVLDCVVDEMDFSAMELDEALRKFQAHIRVQGEAQKVERLIEAFSQRYCICNPGVVRQFRNPDTIFILAFAIILLNTDMYSPNVKPERKMKLEDFVKNLRGVDDGEDIPREMLIGIYERIRKRELKTNEDHVSQVQKVEKLIVGKKPIGSLHHGLGCVLSLPHRRLVCYCRLFEVPDPNKPQKLGLHQREIFLFNDLLVVTKIFQKKKNSVTYSFRQSFSLYGMQVLLFENQYYPNGIRLTSAVPGADIKVLINFNAPNPQDRKKFTDDLRESIAEVQEMEKHRIESELEKQKGVVRPSMSQCSSLKKESGNGTLGRACLDDSYTSGEGLKRSALSSSLRDLSEAGKRGRRSSAGSLESNVEHG; translated from the exons ATGCTAGAACGCAAGTATGGGGGGCGCCTCGTGACCCGCCATGCGGCCCGCACCATCCAGACGGCGTTCCGCCAGTACCAGATGAATAAGAACTTCGAGCGCCTGCGCAGCTCCATGTCGGAGAACCGCATGTCGCGCCGGATCGTGCTGTCCAACATGAGGATGCAGTTCTCTTTTGAGGGGCCTGAGAAAGTGCACAGCTCCTACTTCGAGGGCAAGCAGGTCTCCGTGACCAATGACGGCTCCCAGCTGGGGGCCCTGGTGCCCCCTGAGTGTGGCGACCTTGGTGAGCCGTCCACACTCAAGTCTCCAGCCCCTTCCAGCGACTTTGCGGACGCCATCACGGAGCTGGAGGACGCCTTCTCTCGGCAGGTGAAGTCGCTGGCTGAGTCCATCGATGATGCCCTGAACTGCCGCAGCCTGCACACAGAGGAGGCGCCGGTTCCCGAGGTGGTGCGGGCCCGGGACAGCGAGCCCAAGCCACCCCTGCACAGCATGGACCACCACAAACTGGATGAGATGACAGCCTCCTACAGTGACGTCACCCTGTACATCGATGAGGAGGAGCTGTCACCACCCCTGCCCATCTCGCAGGTCGGGGACCGGCCCTCCAGCACTGAGTCGGACCTGAGGCTGCGGGCTGGGGGCATGGCCCAGGACTACTGGGCCCTGGCTCACAAGGACGACAAGGTGGACACGGACACAAGCTGCCGCAGCACGCCCTCGCTGGAGCGGCAGGAGCAGCGGCTGCGGGTGGAACACCTCCCGCTGCTCACCATTGAACCCCCCAGCGACAGCTCTGTGGACCTCAGCGACCGCTCGGAACGTGGCTCACTCAAGAGGCAGAGTGCCTATGAGCGCAGCCTCGCTGGGCAGCAAGGCAGCCCTAAGCATGGCCCCCACAGTGGTCCCCCCAAGGTCCTCTCCCGAGAGGAGCCCGATCTGCGGCCCCGGCCCCCCAGACCTCTCGACAGCCACCTAGCCATTAATGGTTCTGCCAATCGGCAGAGCAAGTCTGAGTCAGATTACTCAGATGGGGACAATGACAGCATCAACAGCACATCCAACTCCAACGACACCATCAACTGCAGCTCCGAGTCGTCATCTCGCGACAGCCTGCGGGAGCAGACGCTCAGCAAGCAGACCTACCACAAGGAGACgcgcaacagctgggactcgccCGCCTTCAGCAACGACGTCATCCGCAAGAGGCACTACCGCATCGGCCTGAACCTCTTCAACAA GAAGCCTGAGAAGGGAGTCCAGTACCTCATCGAGCGTGGCTTCGTACCTGACACGCCAGTGGGAGTGGCCCACTTCTTGCTGCAGCGCAAGGGCCTGAGCAGGCAGATGATCGGCGAGTTCCTGGGCAACCGGCAGAAGCAGTTCAACCGCGATGTGCTTGA CTGTGTGGTGGACGAAATGGACTTCTCTGCCATGGAGCTGGATGAGGCCCTCCGGAAGTTCCAGGCGCACATCCGTGTCCAGGGCGAGGCTCAGAAAGTGGAGCGGCTCATTGAGGCCTTCAG CCAGCGGTACTGCATTTGCAACCCGGGGGTGGTGCGGCAGTTCCGGAACCCAGACACCATTTTCATCCTGGCCTTCGCCATCATCCTGCTCAACACAGACATGTACAGCCCCAACGTCAAGCCGGAGCGGAAGATGAAGCTGGAGGACTTCGTCAAGAACCTCCGAG GTGTGGATGATGGTGAGGACATTCCCCGGGAGATGCTGATTGGGATCTACGAACGGATTCGTAAGCGAGAGCTGAAGACCAACGAGGACCACGTGTCCCAGGTGCAGAAGGTGGAGAAGCTCATTGTGGGGAAGAAGCCg ATCGGATCCCTGCATCACGGGCTCGGCTGT GTGCTCTCCCTGCCCCACCGTCGGCTGGTCTGCTACTGCCGGCTCTTCGAGGTTCCTGACCCAAACAAGCCCCAGAAACTTGGGCTGCACCAGCGAGAGATCTTCCTGTTTAATGACCTCTTGGTG GTCACTAAGATCTTCCAGAAGAAGAAGAACTCGGTGACATACAGCTTCCGGCAGTCCTTCTCCCTGTACGGCATGCAGGTCCTGCTCTTCGAGAACCAGT ACTACCCCAATGGCATCCGGCTTACGTCAGCTGTCCCTGGAGCAGACATCAAAGTGTTGATAAACTTCAACGCTCCCAATCCTCAAGACAGGAAGAAGTTCACTGATGACCTGCGGGAGTCCATCGCAGAAGTACAGGAGATGGAGAAGCACAGGATAGAAT CGGAGCTCGAGAAGCAGAAGGGCGTCGTACGGCCCAGCATGTCCCAGTGCTCCAGCCTCAAGAAGGAGTCCGGCAACGGGACGCTGGGCCGGGCCTGCCTGGACGACAGCTACACCAGCGGCGAGGGCCTCAAGCGCAGCGCCCTCAGCAGCTCCCTGAGGGACCTCTCCGAAGCGG
- the IQSEC1 gene encoding IQ motif and SEC7 domain-containing protein 1 isoform X8, translating to MLERKYGGRLVTRHAARTIQTAFRQYQMNKNFERLRSSMSENRMSRRIVLSNMRMQFSFEGPEKVHSSYFEGKQVSVTNDGSQLGALVPPECGDLGEPSTLKSPAPSSDFADAITELEDAFSRQVKSLAESIDDALNCRSLHTEEAPVPEVVRARDSEPKPPLHSMDHHKLDEMTASYSDVTLYIDEEELSPPLPISQVGDRPSSTESDLRLRAGGMAQDYWALAHKDDKVDTDTSCRSTPSLERQEQRLRVEHLPLLTIEPPSDSSVDLSDRSERGSLKRQSAYERSLAGQQGSPKHGPHSGPPKVLSREEPDLRPRPPRPLDSHLAINGSANRQSKSESDYSDGDNDSINSTSNSNDTINCSSESSSRDSLREQTLSKQTYHKETRNSWDSPAFSNDVIRKRHYRIGLNLFNKKPEKGVQYLIERGFVPDTPVGVAHFLLQRKGLSRQMIGEFLGNRQKQFNRDVLDCVVDEMDFSAMELDEALRKFQAHIRVQGEAQKVERLIEAFSQRYCICNPGVVRQFRNPDTIFILAFAIILLNTDMYSPNVKPERKMKLEDFVKNLRGVDDGEDIPREMLIGIYERIRKRELKTNEDHVSQVQKVEKLIVGKKPIGSLHHGLGCVLSLPHRRLVCYCRLFEVPDPNKPQKLGLHQREIFLFNDLLVVTKIFQKKKNSVTYSFRQSFSLYGMQVLLFENQYYPNGIRLTSAVPGADIKVLINFNAPNPQDRKKFTDDLRESIAEVQEMEKHRIESELEKQKGVVRPSMSQCSSLKKESGNGTLGRACLDDSYTSGEGLKRSALSSSLRDLSEAGKRGRRSSAGSLESNVESGPRGIAQLLGGGAS from the exons ATGCTAGAACGCAAGTATGGGGGGCGCCTCGTGACCCGCCATGCGGCCCGCACCATCCAGACGGCGTTCCGCCAGTACCAGATGAATAAGAACTTCGAGCGCCTGCGCAGCTCCATGTCGGAGAACCGCATGTCGCGCCGGATCGTGCTGTCCAACATGAGGATGCAGTTCTCTTTTGAGGGGCCTGAGAAAGTGCACAGCTCCTACTTCGAGGGCAAGCAGGTCTCCGTGACCAATGACGGCTCCCAGCTGGGGGCCCTGGTGCCCCCTGAGTGTGGCGACCTTGGTGAGCCGTCCACACTCAAGTCTCCAGCCCCTTCCAGCGACTTTGCGGACGCCATCACGGAGCTGGAGGACGCCTTCTCTCGGCAGGTGAAGTCGCTGGCTGAGTCCATCGATGATGCCCTGAACTGCCGCAGCCTGCACACAGAGGAGGCGCCGGTTCCCGAGGTGGTGCGGGCCCGGGACAGCGAGCCCAAGCCACCCCTGCACAGCATGGACCACCACAAACTGGATGAGATGACAGCCTCCTACAGTGACGTCACCCTGTACATCGATGAGGAGGAGCTGTCACCACCCCTGCCCATCTCGCAGGTCGGGGACCGGCCCTCCAGCACTGAGTCGGACCTGAGGCTGCGGGCTGGGGGCATGGCCCAGGACTACTGGGCCCTGGCTCACAAGGACGACAAGGTGGACACGGACACAAGCTGCCGCAGCACGCCCTCGCTGGAGCGGCAGGAGCAGCGGCTGCGGGTGGAACACCTCCCGCTGCTCACCATTGAACCCCCCAGCGACAGCTCTGTGGACCTCAGCGACCGCTCGGAACGTGGCTCACTCAAGAGGCAGAGTGCCTATGAGCGCAGCCTCGCTGGGCAGCAAGGCAGCCCTAAGCATGGCCCCCACAGTGGTCCCCCCAAGGTCCTCTCCCGAGAGGAGCCCGATCTGCGGCCCCGGCCCCCCAGACCTCTCGACAGCCACCTAGCCATTAATGGTTCTGCCAATCGGCAGAGCAAGTCTGAGTCAGATTACTCAGATGGGGACAATGACAGCATCAACAGCACATCCAACTCCAACGACACCATCAACTGCAGCTCCGAGTCGTCATCTCGCGACAGCCTGCGGGAGCAGACGCTCAGCAAGCAGACCTACCACAAGGAGACgcgcaacagctgggactcgccCGCCTTCAGCAACGACGTCATCCGCAAGAGGCACTACCGCATCGGCCTGAACCTCTTCAACAA GAAGCCTGAGAAGGGAGTCCAGTACCTCATCGAGCGTGGCTTCGTACCTGACACGCCAGTGGGAGTGGCCCACTTCTTGCTGCAGCGCAAGGGCCTGAGCAGGCAGATGATCGGCGAGTTCCTGGGCAACCGGCAGAAGCAGTTCAACCGCGATGTGCTTGA CTGTGTGGTGGACGAAATGGACTTCTCTGCCATGGAGCTGGATGAGGCCCTCCGGAAGTTCCAGGCGCACATCCGTGTCCAGGGCGAGGCTCAGAAAGTGGAGCGGCTCATTGAGGCCTTCAG CCAGCGGTACTGCATTTGCAACCCGGGGGTGGTGCGGCAGTTCCGGAACCCAGACACCATTTTCATCCTGGCCTTCGCCATCATCCTGCTCAACACAGACATGTACAGCCCCAACGTCAAGCCGGAGCGGAAGATGAAGCTGGAGGACTTCGTCAAGAACCTCCGAG GTGTGGATGATGGTGAGGACATTCCCCGGGAGATGCTGATTGGGATCTACGAACGGATTCGTAAGCGAGAGCTGAAGACCAACGAGGACCACGTGTCCCAGGTGCAGAAGGTGGAGAAGCTCATTGTGGGGAAGAAGCCg ATCGGATCCCTGCATCACGGGCTCGGCTGT GTGCTCTCCCTGCCCCACCGTCGGCTGGTCTGCTACTGCCGGCTCTTCGAGGTTCCTGACCCAAACAAGCCCCAGAAACTTGGGCTGCACCAGCGAGAGATCTTCCTGTTTAATGACCTCTTGGTG GTCACTAAGATCTTCCAGAAGAAGAAGAACTCGGTGACATACAGCTTCCGGCAGTCCTTCTCCCTGTACGGCATGCAGGTCCTGCTCTTCGAGAACCAGT ACTACCCCAATGGCATCCGGCTTACGTCAGCTGTCCCTGGAGCAGACATCAAAGTGTTGATAAACTTCAACGCTCCCAATCCTCAAGACAGGAAGAAGTTCACTGATGACCTGCGGGAGTCCATCGCAGAAGTACAGGAGATGGAGAAGCACAGGATAGAAT CGGAGCTCGAGAAGCAGAAGGGCGTCGTACGGCCCAGCATGTCCCAGTGCTCCAGCCTCAAGAAGGAGTCCGGCAACGGGACGCTGGGCCGGGCCTGCCTGGACGACAGCTACACCAGCGGCGAGGGCCTCAAGCGCAGCGCCCTCAGCAGCTCCCTGAGGGACCTCTCCGAAGCGG
- the IQSEC1 gene encoding IQ motif and SEC7 domain-containing protein 1 isoform X13, which yields MWCLHCNSERTQSLLELELDSGVEGEAPSSETGTSLDSPSAYHQGPLLPGSSLSPDHYEHTSVGAYGLYSGPPGQQQRTRRPKLQHSTSILRKQAEEEAIKRSRSLSESYELSSDLQDKQVEMLERKYGGRLVTRHAARTIQTAFRQYQMNKNFERLRSSMSENRMSRRIVLSNMRMQFSFEGPEKVHSSYFEGKQVSVTNDGSQLGALVPPECGDLGEPSTLKSPAPSSDFADAITELEDAFSRQVKSLAESIDDALNCRSLHTEEAPVPEVVRARDSEPKPPLHSMDHHKLDEMTASYSDVTLYIDEEELSPPLPISQVGDRPSSTESDLRLRAGGMAQDYWALAHKDDKVDTDTSCRSTPSLERQEQRLRVEHLPLLTIEPPSDSSVDLSDRSERGSLKRQSAYERSLAGQQGSPKHGPHSGPPKVLSREEPDLRPRPPRPLDSHLAINGSANRQSKSESDYSDGDNDSINSTSNSNDTINCSSESSSRDSLREQTLSKQTYHKETRNSWDSPAFSNDVIRKRHYRIGLNLFNKKPEKGVQYLIERGFVPDTPVGVAHFLLQRKGLSRQMIGEFLGNRQKQFNRDVLDCVVDEMDFSAMELDEALRKFQAHIRVQGEAQKVERLIEAFSQRYCICNPGVVRQFRNPDTIFILAFAIILLNTDMYSPNVKPERKMKLEDFVKNLRGVDDGEDIPREMLIGIYERIRKRELKTNEDHVSQVQKVEKLIVGKKPIGSLHHGLGCVLSLPHRRLVCYCRLFEVPDPNKPQKLGLHQREIFLFNDLLVVTKIFQKKKNSVTYSFRQSFSLYGMQVLLFENQYYPNGIRLTSAVPGADIKVLINFNAPNPQDRKKFTDDLRESIAEVQEMEKHRIESELEKQKGVVRPSMSQCSSLKKESGNGTLGRACLDDSYTSGEGLKRSALSSSLRDLSEAGKRGRRSSAGSLESNVEFQPFEPLQPPVLCS from the exons TGTCGAGGGTGAGGCCCCCAGCAGTGAGACCGGCACATCCCTGGACAGCCCCTCAGCCTACCACCAGGGCCCCCTGTTGCCTGGTTCCAGCCTGAGCCCGGACCACTACGAGCACACGTCTGTGGGAGCCTATGGGCTGTACTCGGGGCCGCCGGGACAGCAGCAGCGCACCAGGAGGCCCAAGCTGCAGCACTCGACCTCCATCCTGCGAAAGCAGGCCGAGGAGGAGGCCATCAAGCGCTCGCGGTCACTCTCTGAGAGCTATGAACTCTCCTCGGACCTGCAGGACAAGCAG GTGGAGATGCTAGAACGCAAGTATGGGGGGCGCCTCGTGACCCGCCATGCGGCCCGCACCATCCAGACGGCGTTCCGCCAGTACCAGATGAATAAGAACTTCGAGCGCCTGCGCAGCTCCATGTCGGAGAACCGCATGTCGCGCCGGATCGTGCTGTCCAACATGAGGATGCAGTTCTCTTTTGAGGGGCCTGAGAAAGTGCACAGCTCCTACTTCGAGGGCAAGCAGGTCTCCGTGACCAATGACGGCTCCCAGCTGGGGGCCCTGGTGCCCCCTGAGTGTGGCGACCTTGGTGAGCCGTCCACACTCAAGTCTCCAGCCCCTTCCAGCGACTTTGCGGACGCCATCACGGAGCTGGAGGACGCCTTCTCTCGGCAGGTGAAGTCGCTGGCTGAGTCCATCGATGATGCCCTGAACTGCCGCAGCCTGCACACAGAGGAGGCGCCGGTTCCCGAGGTGGTGCGGGCCCGGGACAGCGAGCCCAAGCCACCCCTGCACAGCATGGACCACCACAAACTGGATGAGATGACAGCCTCCTACAGTGACGTCACCCTGTACATCGATGAGGAGGAGCTGTCACCACCCCTGCCCATCTCGCAGGTCGGGGACCGGCCCTCCAGCACTGAGTCGGACCTGAGGCTGCGGGCTGGGGGCATGGCCCAGGACTACTGGGCCCTGGCTCACAAGGACGACAAGGTGGACACGGACACAAGCTGCCGCAGCACGCCCTCGCTGGAGCGGCAGGAGCAGCGGCTGCGGGTGGAACACCTCCCGCTGCTCACCATTGAACCCCCCAGCGACAGCTCTGTGGACCTCAGCGACCGCTCGGAACGTGGCTCACTCAAGAGGCAGAGTGCCTATGAGCGCAGCCTCGCTGGGCAGCAAGGCAGCCCTAAGCATGGCCCCCACAGTGGTCCCCCCAAGGTCCTCTCCCGAGAGGAGCCCGATCTGCGGCCCCGGCCCCCCAGACCTCTCGACAGCCACCTAGCCATTAATGGTTCTGCCAATCGGCAGAGCAAGTCTGAGTCAGATTACTCAGATGGGGACAATGACAGCATCAACAGCACATCCAACTCCAACGACACCATCAACTGCAGCTCCGAGTCGTCATCTCGCGACAGCCTGCGGGAGCAGACGCTCAGCAAGCAGACCTACCACAAGGAGACgcgcaacagctgggactcgccCGCCTTCAGCAACGACGTCATCCGCAAGAGGCACTACCGCATCGGCCTGAACCTCTTCAACAA GAAGCCTGAGAAGGGAGTCCAGTACCTCATCGAGCGTGGCTTCGTACCTGACACGCCAGTGGGAGTGGCCCACTTCTTGCTGCAGCGCAAGGGCCTGAGCAGGCAGATGATCGGCGAGTTCCTGGGCAACCGGCAGAAGCAGTTCAACCGCGATGTGCTTGA CTGTGTGGTGGACGAAATGGACTTCTCTGCCATGGAGCTGGATGAGGCCCTCCGGAAGTTCCAGGCGCACATCCGTGTCCAGGGCGAGGCTCAGAAAGTGGAGCGGCTCATTGAGGCCTTCAG CCAGCGGTACTGCATTTGCAACCCGGGGGTGGTGCGGCAGTTCCGGAACCCAGACACCATTTTCATCCTGGCCTTCGCCATCATCCTGCTCAACACAGACATGTACAGCCCCAACGTCAAGCCGGAGCGGAAGATGAAGCTGGAGGACTTCGTCAAGAACCTCCGAG GTGTGGATGATGGTGAGGACATTCCCCGGGAGATGCTGATTGGGATCTACGAACGGATTCGTAAGCGAGAGCTGAAGACCAACGAGGACCACGTGTCCCAGGTGCAGAAGGTGGAGAAGCTCATTGTGGGGAAGAAGCCg ATCGGATCCCTGCATCACGGGCTCGGCTGT GTGCTCTCCCTGCCCCACCGTCGGCTGGTCTGCTACTGCCGGCTCTTCGAGGTTCCTGACCCAAACAAGCCCCAGAAACTTGGGCTGCACCAGCGAGAGATCTTCCTGTTTAATGACCTCTTGGTG GTCACTAAGATCTTCCAGAAGAAGAAGAACTCGGTGACATACAGCTTCCGGCAGTCCTTCTCCCTGTACGGCATGCAGGTCCTGCTCTTCGAGAACCAGT ACTACCCCAATGGCATCCGGCTTACGTCAGCTGTCCCTGGAGCAGACATCAAAGTGTTGATAAACTTCAACGCTCCCAATCCTCAAGACAGGAAGAAGTTCACTGATGACCTGCGGGAGTCCATCGCAGAAGTACAGGAGATGGAGAAGCACAGGATAGAAT CGGAGCTCGAGAAGCAGAAGGGCGTCGTACGGCCCAGCATGTCCCAGTGCTCCAGCCTCAAGAAGGAGTCCGGCAACGGGACGCTGGGCCGGGCCTGCCTGGACGACAGCTACACCAGCGGCGAGGGCCTCAAGCGCAGCGCCCTCAGCAGCTCCCTGAGGGACCTCTCCGAAGCGG
- the IQSEC1 gene encoding IQ motif and SEC7 domain-containing protein 1 isoform X12, producing the protein MKGDGSAMWSLMWKYCISVRTLSVEGEAPSSETGTSLDSPSAYHQGPLLPGSSLSPDHYEHTSVGAYGLYSGPPGQQQRTRRPKLQHSTSILRKQAEEEAIKRSRSLSESYELSSDLQDKQVEMLERKYGGRLVTRHAARTIQTAFRQYQMNKNFERLRSSMSENRMSRRIVLSNMRMQFSFEGPEKVHSSYFEGKQVSVTNDGSQLGALVPPECGDLGEPSTLKSPAPSSDFADAITELEDAFSRQVKSLAESIDDALNCRSLHTEEAPVPEVVRARDSEPKPPLHSMDHHKLDEMTASYSDVTLYIDEEELSPPLPISQVGDRPSSTESDLRLRAGGMAQDYWALAHKDDKVDTDTSCRSTPSLERQEQRLRVEHLPLLTIEPPSDSSVDLSDRSERGSLKRQSAYERSLAGQQGSPKHGPHSGPPKVLSREEPDLRPRPPRPLDSHLAINGSANRQSKSESDYSDGDNDSINSTSNSNDTINCSSESSSRDSLREQTLSKQTYHKETRNSWDSPAFSNDVIRKRHYRIGLNLFNKKPEKGVQYLIERGFVPDTPVGVAHFLLQRKGLSRQMIGEFLGNRQKQFNRDVLDCVVDEMDFSAMELDEALRKFQAHIRVQGEAQKVERLIEAFSQRYCICNPGVVRQFRNPDTIFILAFAIILLNTDMYSPNVKPERKMKLEDFVKNLRGVDDGEDIPREMLIGIYERIRKRELKTNEDHVSQVQKVEKLIVGKKPIGSLHHGLGCVLSLPHRRLVCYCRLFEVPDPNKPQKLGLHQREIFLFNDLLVVTKIFQKKKNSVTYSFRQSFSLYGMQVLLFENQYYPNGIRLTSAVPGADIKVLINFNAPNPQDRKKFTDDLRESIAEVQEMEKHRIESELEKQKGVVRPSMSQCSSLKKESGNGTLGRACLDDSYTSGEGLKRSALSSSLRDLSEAGKRGRRSSAGSLESNVEFQPFEPLQPPVLCS; encoded by the exons TGTCGAGGGTGAGGCCCCCAGCAGTGAGACCGGCACATCCCTGGACAGCCCCTCAGCCTACCACCAGGGCCCCCTGTTGCCTGGTTCCAGCCTGAGCCCGGACCACTACGAGCACACGTCTGTGGGAGCCTATGGGCTGTACTCGGGGCCGCCGGGACAGCAGCAGCGCACCAGGAGGCCCAAGCTGCAGCACTCGACCTCCATCCTGCGAAAGCAGGCCGAGGAGGAGGCCATCAAGCGCTCGCGGTCACTCTCTGAGAGCTATGAACTCTCCTCGGACCTGCAGGACAAGCAG GTGGAGATGCTAGAACGCAAGTATGGGGGGCGCCTCGTGACCCGCCATGCGGCCCGCACCATCCAGACGGCGTTCCGCCAGTACCAGATGAATAAGAACTTCGAGCGCCTGCGCAGCTCCATGTCGGAGAACCGCATGTCGCGCCGGATCGTGCTGTCCAACATGAGGATGCAGTTCTCTTTTGAGGGGCCTGAGAAAGTGCACAGCTCCTACTTCGAGGGCAAGCAGGTCTCCGTGACCAATGACGGCTCCCAGCTGGGGGCCCTGGTGCCCCCTGAGTGTGGCGACCTTGGTGAGCCGTCCACACTCAAGTCTCCAGCCCCTTCCAGCGACTTTGCGGACGCCATCACGGAGCTGGAGGACGCCTTCTCTCGGCAGGTGAAGTCGCTGGCTGAGTCCATCGATGATGCCCTGAACTGCCGCAGCCTGCACACAGAGGAGGCGCCGGTTCCCGAGGTGGTGCGGGCCCGGGACAGCGAGCCCAAGCCACCCCTGCACAGCATGGACCACCACAAACTGGATGAGATGACAGCCTCCTACAGTGACGTCACCCTGTACATCGATGAGGAGGAGCTGTCACCACCCCTGCCCATCTCGCAGGTCGGGGACCGGCCCTCCAGCACTGAGTCGGACCTGAGGCTGCGGGCTGGGGGCATGGCCCAGGACTACTGGGCCCTGGCTCACAAGGACGACAAGGTGGACACGGACACAAGCTGCCGCAGCACGCCCTCGCTGGAGCGGCAGGAGCAGCGGCTGCGGGTGGAACACCTCCCGCTGCTCACCATTGAACCCCCCAGCGACAGCTCTGTGGACCTCAGCGACCGCTCGGAACGTGGCTCACTCAAGAGGCAGAGTGCCTATGAGCGCAGCCTCGCTGGGCAGCAAGGCAGCCCTAAGCATGGCCCCCACAGTGGTCCCCCCAAGGTCCTCTCCCGAGAGGAGCCCGATCTGCGGCCCCGGCCCCCCAGACCTCTCGACAGCCACCTAGCCATTAATGGTTCTGCCAATCGGCAGAGCAAGTCTGAGTCAGATTACTCAGATGGGGACAATGACAGCATCAACAGCACATCCAACTCCAACGACACCATCAACTGCAGCTCCGAGTCGTCATCTCGCGACAGCCTGCGGGAGCAGACGCTCAGCAAGCAGACCTACCACAAGGAGACgcgcaacagctgggactcgccCGCCTTCAGCAACGACGTCATCCGCAAGAGGCACTACCGCATCGGCCTGAACCTCTTCAACAA GAAGCCTGAGAAGGGAGTCCAGTACCTCATCGAGCGTGGCTTCGTACCTGACACGCCAGTGGGAGTGGCCCACTTCTTGCTGCAGCGCAAGGGCCTGAGCAGGCAGATGATCGGCGAGTTCCTGGGCAACCGGCAGAAGCAGTTCAACCGCGATGTGCTTGA CTGTGTGGTGGACGAAATGGACTTCTCTGCCATGGAGCTGGATGAGGCCCTCCGGAAGTTCCAGGCGCACATCCGTGTCCAGGGCGAGGCTCAGAAAGTGGAGCGGCTCATTGAGGCCTTCAG CCAGCGGTACTGCATTTGCAACCCGGGGGTGGTGCGGCAGTTCCGGAACCCAGACACCATTTTCATCCTGGCCTTCGCCATCATCCTGCTCAACACAGACATGTACAGCCCCAACGTCAAGCCGGAGCGGAAGATGAAGCTGGAGGACTTCGTCAAGAACCTCCGAG GTGTGGATGATGGTGAGGACATTCCCCGGGAGATGCTGATTGGGATCTACGAACGGATTCGTAAGCGAGAGCTGAAGACCAACGAGGACCACGTGTCCCAGGTGCAGAAGGTGGAGAAGCTCATTGTGGGGAAGAAGCCg ATCGGATCCCTGCATCACGGGCTCGGCTGT GTGCTCTCCCTGCCCCACCGTCGGCTGGTCTGCTACTGCCGGCTCTTCGAGGTTCCTGACCCAAACAAGCCCCAGAAACTTGGGCTGCACCAGCGAGAGATCTTCCTGTTTAATGACCTCTTGGTG GTCACTAAGATCTTCCAGAAGAAGAAGAACTCGGTGACATACAGCTTCCGGCAGTCCTTCTCCCTGTACGGCATGCAGGTCCTGCTCTTCGAGAACCAGT ACTACCCCAATGGCATCCGGCTTACGTCAGCTGTCCCTGGAGCAGACATCAAAGTGTTGATAAACTTCAACGCTCCCAATCCTCAAGACAGGAAGAAGTTCACTGATGACCTGCGGGAGTCCATCGCAGAAGTACAGGAGATGGAGAAGCACAGGATAGAAT CGGAGCTCGAGAAGCAGAAGGGCGTCGTACGGCCCAGCATGTCCCAGTGCTCCAGCCTCAAGAAGGAGTCCGGCAACGGGACGCTGGGCCGGGCCTGCCTGGACGACAGCTACACCAGCGGCGAGGGCCTCAAGCGCAGCGCCCTCAGCAGCTCCCTGAGGGACCTCTCCGAAGCGG